TCGGCTCAAGCTTCCCGCCCCACCTTTTGGAAAAAGGCTGGCCGACTCTCCGACTCATGACTTCCCCGGCACTTTGGCGCAGCAATTGTTCCACAAGGCCGGACACACTGGTGCCATGCCTGCGGGCAGTTTGTTTGGCCCGGTGCGAAA
This genomic window from Candidatus Methylacidiphilales bacterium contains:
- a CDS encoding DUF6364 family protein, which encodes MKIRVTLTLDPEVSHRAKQTARRHGTSVSGLVEQLLRQSAGEVMSRRVGQPFSKRWGGKLEPTTSKDPRSVKLRAKYGMV